The following proteins are encoded in a genomic region of Cryptococcus gattii WM276 chromosome I, complete sequence:
- a CDS encoding uncharacterized protein (Similar to TIGR gene model, INSD accession AAW46050.1), which yields MKFTANAVTAAAYLALCTFVTARVDFTRRGPDGTILTGPRYILHARQDNSTDFAGNNTIVNGTSFGEETANSTFTAANSTFTANSTSYDNSSYVGVSSDDADEEEDCEEDDSSSATLTTSSSHSAVTGASTAVTVTGEDEEEDEDCEEEDEDGTDNASTSDASAAIAAANSVQTASSSADAAMTSQTASTAVLGAVQAAAVTGSSDPCDAATTVYATVTVTQTVTAGSDATGVPAATLVAAVTPVSSADQASPTSDPTQHGSAVMDTITNGSSSDDGEDDGGDYPDCEEEDDYEDDTSASSSSNSAAVSTSTGGSTVEDDEDEDCEEEDEEEDNTASDVTSAQSSAPTYVPTATNPIVAVQNVSASNQTANASSSVSESVSASETALPSLAQLIANTTATATDSVSANATSFVSIAQESATYSSYSESPSVEVTPSSSGSDYYYSAPSESSSPSATVSSSTYSSVAQETASATSPVSSAYDEQVASSSVSAVGETPVTVTAEDASASAYRKRRITFWG from the exons ATGAAATTCACCGCCAACGCCGTCACTGCTGCAGCATACCTCGCTCTTTGCACATTTGTGACCGCTCGCGTAGACTTTACGCGTCGTGGCCCCGACGGTACCATCCTCACTGGTCCCCGATACATACTCCATGCCCGTCAGGATAATTCCACCGATTTCGCTGGCAATAATACCATCGTCAACGGAACAAGCTTTGGCGAAGAAACCGCAAACTCAACTTTCACTGCCGCAAACTCAACTTTCACGGCCAATTCCACCTCTTATGACAACTCTTCCTATGTAGGGGTTAGTTCTGATGACGCcgatgaggaggaggattgcgaagaagatgacAGCTCGTCTGCAACTCTCACCACGTCCAGCTCTCACTCTGCTGTTACTGGCGCGTCTACCGCGGTGACTGTCACTGGCGAagacgaggaggaggatgaggactgcgaggaagaagatgaggatggaaCAGACAACGCTTCCACGTCCGATGCATCGGCCGCCATTGCCGCTGCAAATTCTGTCCAGACAgcgtcttcttctgccgATGCTGCTATGACCTCTCAGACCGCATCTACAGCAGTTCTCGGCGCCGTCCAGGCTGCCGCTGTAACTGGATCTTCTGACCCTTGCGACGCT GCCACTACTGTCTACGCTACCGTCACTGTAACGCAAACGGTCACCGCTGGTTCTGACGCCACTGGCGTTCCTGCTGCAACCCTTGTTGCTGCTGTCACCCCTGTTTCTTCCGCCGACCAGGCCTCACCCACGTCTGACCCTACCCAGCACGGCTCTGCTGTGATGGATACCATCACTAATggctcttcttctgacgatggtgaggatgatggtggCGATTAC CCCGATTgcgaggaggaagatgattACGAGGATGACACTtctgcctcttcctccagcAATTCTGCTGCCGTTAGCACTTCTACCGGCGGGTCTACTGTCGAggatgacgaggatgaggactgtgaagaggaagatgaggaagaggacaaCACTGCTTCTGACGT AACTTCGGCCCAGAGTTCCGCCCCCACTTACGTTCCTACCGCCACGAATCCTATCGTTGCCGTCCAGAACGTTTCGGCCTCCAACCAGACTGCCAACGCCAGCTCTTCGGTTAGCGAGTCTGTGTCCGCCTCTGAAACTGCCTTGCCCAGCCTCGCTCAGCTCATTGCGAACACCACGGCAACGGCTACCGATTCTGTCTCTGCCAACGCTACTTCATTTGTGTCCATTGCGCAGGAGAGTGCCACCTACTCTTCCTACTCTGAGTCTCCTTCCGTTGAAGTGactccttcatcatcagGTTCTGATTACTACTATTCTGCTCCTTCAGAGTCATCATCTCCCTCGGCGACCGTGTCCTCTTCCACCTACTCTTCTGTCGCCCAAGAGACCGCCTCTGCCACCTCTCCCGTGTCTTCTGCATACGATGAGCAAGTTGCTTCTTCCAGCGTCAGTGCCGTTGGCGAGACTCCCGTCACTGTGACTGCCGAAGATGcctctgcttctgcttATCGCAAGCGCCGAATCACTTTCTGGGGTTAA